Proteins from a genomic interval of Chitinophagales bacterium:
- a CDS encoding DUF4837 family protein, giving the protein MRNILFLVCTTFCLCLSCTNDQVKEAVNYLPNSSGRVDEILLIMDEDDWRANEGEVVREVFMKNYQVLPQPEPIFSLSQVPMEGVTELLQRSASILVISDLSKDNATARMVREELNKFENQGKERPPFFMRRDVWAAPQQVLYVYADDAIKLGNKLLELEETFINLLYKMEDIKAKNNTYVSGVSKGLTKTLKEDYGLDFEVPNTYLEVLKTDTLMWMRHDNQLNEEVSNIMVLVEPYTGEPSPITSDYPIKKIEEMGKLVGTDNEGSYLYPSDKYIPYEQVMAQTEAGKVVKSIGLWSMQNDFMGGAFTSYSFNDIAKKQRVTLLGFVYAPRGKKRILMRRLDIMFRAVKPVE; this is encoded by the coding sequence TACCAATGATCAAGTGAAAGAGGCAGTCAACTACCTGCCCAATTCATCAGGACGAGTAGATGAGATTCTATTGATAATGGATGAAGACGATTGGAGAGCCAATGAAGGAGAGGTAGTCAGAGAGGTATTTATGAAAAACTATCAAGTATTACCACAGCCCGAGCCCATTTTTAGTTTGAGTCAAGTACCTATGGAAGGGGTAACAGAGCTGTTGCAGCGAAGTGCCAGCATACTTGTCATTTCGGATTTATCCAAAGACAATGCTACTGCAAGAATGGTGAGAGAGGAACTGAATAAGTTTGAAAATCAAGGAAAAGAACGACCTCCCTTTTTTATGCGCCGAGATGTATGGGCAGCTCCGCAACAGGTGCTGTATGTATATGCTGATGATGCTATAAAACTGGGGAATAAATTGTTGGAGTTAGAAGAAACCTTCATCAATTTACTCTACAAAATGGAGGACATCAAAGCAAAGAACAATACCTATGTATCAGGAGTCAGTAAAGGACTTACCAAAACTCTCAAGGAGGACTATGGACTTGATTTTGAAGTGCCGAATACCTATTTAGAAGTACTGAAAACAGACACTCTCATGTGGATGCGCCACGATAACCAACTCAATGAAGAGGTGAGCAATATCATGGTATTGGTTGAGCCATACACGGGTGAACCCAGCCCCATTACCTCAGACTATCCTATCAAAAAAATAGAAGAAATGGGTAAATTAGTAGGAACTGATAACGAAGGCTCCTACCTCTATCCATCTGATAAGTACATTCCTTATGAGCAAGTCATGGCACAAACAGAAGCAGGAAAAGTAGTGAAAAGCATAGGGCTTTGGAGTATGCAAAATGACTTTATGGGAGGAGCATTTACGAGTTATTCCTTCAATGATATTGCCAAAAAACAACGTGTGACCCTTTTGGGATTTGTGTATGCACCAAGAGGCAAAAAACGAATACTCATGAGGCGATTAGACATCATGTTTCGTGCGGTTAAACCTGTGGAGTGA